Part of the Pseudobdellovibrionaceae bacterium genome is shown below.
GTGCGAAAAACAGCGAGCCTGTTTCGGGTCTCAGCGTTTCGACGCCAAAGATCTTTGGGGCGAGCATGGGGCCGAAGCCCTATGCCCATATCGGCATAACTGTTGTCGCCGATCATAAAGATGATTTGCGGCTTGTTTTTTAAAACCTCTGGCCAAATCTCAGCTTGTTCTTTTTCAAAGTGATCATCCATGCACGAGGCCACAGCCAACGTCACTGCGGGGGAAGAGAGATCCAAGGTTTTTAGCTGCCTGCGATCAATGACCTGGCCCCTGTCTCCGACAACGTCCAGCCAGTAAGGTGTGCTGGGTTTCAGTTCTTGATAGTAAACATGGTCAACGACCCAGTCCGAATCTTCGCGCTCCCACTTTTTTTGAGATTCAGCCATGATGGGTTGAGGCTGCCCCTCGGCCATCCAATAAAGCACATATTCCAGTGGCTGGTTTTTTTTGCGAAGGATGGCAACCTGGGTGGTGGTCTCTGACGTGGCCCCCTGCAAGATGGCCAAGGGGAAGGTGGTGCCCGCGGAGTGGTCTTGCCCCATCTGTAGACAGGCGGCACCGGCCTGGTCTTGGCAAAGCTGGTTGAAAATAGCCGCGGCTTCAGCCTCGTGGCCCTGAGCCCGCAGCTCCACCGCCTTTTTGAATTGGTTTTGAATGGCTGAGGGCGAATGAGCGCAAGCGGTTAAAAACAAAAAGAAAACCCAAAGCTTTGCAAAAGTAGGGGCCAGAGGCTGCCGAACAGATTTCATGGTCAAATTCCCTTCAATGTTGATATTGGCCGAAGATGATCGATTCTGTTGGCAATGGCGAGTCATTGTGCTACATGTCAAAAACTTCTGATTTTCAAGGAGGCTTGGTTTGCTTCTTCGAGACCCTATGGGCCAGCTGCGGGGTTGGCTATTGTGGCTTTTGATTCCCTTTTTAGCGGGATGTTGGGCGAATTCACGTTCGGGCCCAAGCACCTACCTATTGCCGTGGGCCAATGAGCCGGGGCATTATTCTCTTCAAGAAATCACCTTAACCACCCTAGATGACCCCTATCAACTAAGTGGGCAGGCGGCCAAAATTTATTTTGGTTCAGAATTGAACGGCAGGAATTTTGACGGGGAGCCCGCCCGACCGCGATTGTTAGAGCAATCCGGTGTTTTTTACCCCGCAGACCGGGCCAGCATATTGGCGGTGACGGCCTATGCCCACTACGAACATATGTTCAAAAAAGATCAAGAGCTGGGAGTGAGTGCGGGAGTGGGTTGGCCACGTCAAGTGAGTGTGGACTCCGAGTACCTTGATGAAAATCTTGGGATGGTCACTCGCAACGCTGAATACATTGGTATTTACGATGTGACTCGGGTGGCGCCCCATTCTGGTGATGGGATTCCAGTGGCGCTTAATGGTGGGGTGCTGGCTCATGAAAATTTTCATGCCTATTTTGATAAGGCCGTGAGTGGTCCCGTCAGGCGGACCTATCCTTTTCGCCCGAAAATCAACTTGTATTGGCCGGCGTTGAATGGCGGGCCCCTGAATGAGTTGTGGCTGGCCTCGCAGTGGAAGTCCGATCACACCAATGATGATGACCCCGATGAATGGCTTTTGTATAACTTGTTGGTGCTTCGGGCATGGGATGAGGGGCTGGCCGACTATTTTGGTTATTTCTATGCTAAAGACCCTCAATTTATGGCAGCGAGTTTTAAAGAAGTAGCCCCTTTTCGTTCGGTAGAAGGTTTTTATCCGCCAATACCTAGTATTGAGAGCCTTTCTGAAAAGTTTTATGGCGTTGATGATCCCGACTGCATAAAGGTTTGCCAATCCTACACTTATGGAACCTTTAACACGCGATTTTTGCTCGATTTCCAAAAATCTACGGGGCTATCAGATGAGGCTATCGCACGATCCATCAAATTGAATTTACCTCGATTGGGAAAACAAGTTCTTGAGGCCATGGCCCGAGGCGAGCACTTGCCGTTTGGTATGGTTTGGGACGTTTTGTTAAGTGATGAATCAAAGCTTGCAAATGAAAGCGGCTGTCCTGTTATTGAGTACTATTTTAATTGGAAGCAAGTTCCTCGTAGTGAGAAAAACCGTTGGGCCCAGTTGTGTAAATCTCTTGGCCCCTGGAGTGGATCTGATGGTTAGATGGTGGCACTGGCTTTTGGTTTTAGGGTTGGGGATGATGAGTGGGTCTTTGCACGCTAAATCCCATAGAAGCTTTGGCCTGTCTTACCAGGCGTTGATACGGTCTTCTTTGAGTTCATCCACCACAGACATTGGTGATCAAACCAACTATTTTTTGACTTACGAAAAAGGCGAATGGCAGTTCGTGGTTGAAGTGGGCCAGCAAGTTCAAAAGGAAAGATCTGGGTCCTTATCTGTGCAGACTTCGCTATCTGATGTTGCTGGTTGGGCACGTTGGATACCCTATCCCTATGATAAATGGCGGCGGTTTTACTCTATGGGCCTTGGGGCACAACATAAAACAGTGAACATTCAATTGGCGCAAGCTCCAGCAAAGCAGGCCTCTGAATTGGGGTTGTCGCCTGGTTTTGGCGTGGGATTTACGGGAGAAAGTTTTAGAGATGTCATCTTGGGAACTGAACTTCGATTTGTCGTGGATCCATATCAAAAATTAGCGGTGAATCTAGAGTGGGGAGCTTGGTGCGGTATTGGGTTTTAAATCCCAGGATAAATAAACCTCCTGGGATTTAACCAATGCCAGTTTTACTTTTCAATGCGTTGAACGATAGACGAGGTCACGCCGGCTTGGGTCTTTAATTCATTTTGAAAGGCCATGGCCTTTTTCTGGTCAGAATACAAGCCGACACTCACTCGATACCAGTTTTGTCCACGAACCGTAGCCGGTATATAAAAAGCACTGTACCCCTTTTTCATTAGCGAGGCAGCGTGGGATTTGGCTTCGTCTTCAGTGCCGTAAGAGGCCACTTGTACAGTGTACTTGCCGGCTGCGGCAGTGATGGGGTCTGTGGGTAGAGTGCTTGTGATGTGTCTTTTCTTGGGATCTTCAACGGGAGCTTTTCCAAGGGCCACTCTTTCAGCCGGTTTGGCCACTTCATGTTTTACATGGGAGTCATGACTGTTGGCCATTGCATGTTGTTCTGTTTTTTCCGAAGCCACTTCGCGTTGAGCATGATCACTAGAAGTGGTGCTATGCATGTCACGAGCCGGTTCGACGTGGTCATTGGCTGCGGTTTCGTGATGGCTCTCAGATGCAGGGGTGTCGCCTTTTTTACCATAGTGGCTGTAACCATCTTCTGTCGTCTTATGTTCTTCATGTGTTGATGCTGTGGCGTGGGAGCCTTCATGAGCCGCTGAGTCAGATTTTTCATCACTTAAGAATTCTTCTTGAAGGCTTGCAATCTCTTCTTCAGAAAGGGCGCCTCCCTCTTCATGGTGATCGCTAGACGACGCTACGTGCCGGTCTGTACCGTGGCCGTCTTCAAGAGTTACGCGTTTGTTTTCGGCATCACTCACTTGCTTTCCAACATAAGTGCCCACTGAAAATGACAATAAAGATATGAAAACGACTAGCGCCAGTTTCACGATCATATCGGTTTTTGAACCGCCCCGTTGCTTTCCCATAGCAATCCTCCCCAAAAAAACAGGTATTTCCATATATGTTATTCGCAGCCGTTGTTGTGGTCAATCGGACCAAGCCTTGACAAAAGCCCGTGGCCGAGGTTTTTAAAGGCTATATGGCGTCGGAATCTATAGATTTTCAATTGGCTTTGCAAGCGGCAAAAGAGGCGGCAAATCGAGGCCGTGAGATTCTTAAGAAGTATTTTGGTAACCTGTCCAATGTTGACGAAAAACACCAAGCGGGGTTGGTGACCGAAGCCGACGTCAATAGTGAAAAGGCGATAATTTCTTTTTTGAAGGGTGAGTTTCCCAATTTAGGATTTTTGGCTGAAGAATCCAGTTATCTTAACTCGACCGAAGGCCAGCAAAGTCATCACGCGGGGAGATGGATCATCGATCCACTTGATGGAACCACCAATTTTGTTCATCGATTTCCGATTTTTTGTATAAGCATTGGGTTAGAGTGGAAAAACGAAATTGTCGTTGGTCTCATTGATGTACCCATTCTGAATGACACCTATTGGGCCATCAAAGGCCAAGGGGCATTTAAAAACGGTAAGCCCATACATGTGAGCCACACCGCTGTGCTGAAAGAAGCATTGCTTGCCACAGGGTTTTCTGTGCACAAACCCAATGCGCTTGAACAGCAGCTACAGATTTTTACCCATCTTATTCGAGAGTCGCGTGGTGTGCGGCGAGCTGGGGCCGCCGCCTTTGATCTTTGCATGGTGGCTGAAGGAATTTTTGACGTATTTTGGGAGCGCGATCTTTCGCCTTGGGATGTAGCGGCAGGTGCATTGATAGTGAGAGAAGCCGGCGGCACAGTGACTGATTTTTCAGGACAAAGGCACACTCCTTATATGCCAAATATTTTGGCGTCAGGTCCTAATATCCATCAGACAATGGTCAATCATATTGGCAGTGTGAGCAGTTAAATTATTCCAATTTGTTTTCTCGAAACGGGTAGCAAGGCTCCTTTAAGTCCTGTCAAATTTTTGCTCTACCTTTGACCCTATTCAGTCAAAATCCTGAGTTCTTACCCTTCTAGACTCTACGTTTACCTAGCCTGAGAGTTCAATTTTTTGACTCTGAAAAAAATCACGCACTCAAGTCGAGTTGGCATCTCTGTTGCTCTAATGTTTTAGTGAAGAACTAGGTTTTTACCAAAGTCGTGTGCCAAGGAGGCTACAGTGGCAGAG
Proteins encoded:
- a CDS encoding inositol monophosphatase, translated to MASESIDFQLALQAAKEAANRGREILKKYFGNLSNVDEKHQAGLVTEADVNSEKAIISFLKGEFPNLGFLAEESSYLNSTEGQQSHHAGRWIIDPLDGTTNFVHRFPIFCISIGLEWKNEIVVGLIDVPILNDTYWAIKGQGAFKNGKPIHVSHTAVLKEALLATGFSVHKPNALEQQLQIFTHLIRESRGVRRAGAAAFDLCMVAEGIFDVFWERDLSPWDVAAGALIVREAGGTVTDFSGQRHTPYMPNILASGPNIHQTMVNHIGSVSS
- a CDS encoding SPOR domain-containing protein → MGKQRGGSKTDMIVKLALVVFISLLSFSVGTYVGKQVSDAENKRVTLEDGHGTDRHVASSSDHHEEGGALSEEEIASLQEEFLSDEKSDSAAHEGSHATASTHEEHKTTEDGYSHYGKKGDTPASESHHETAANDHVEPARDMHSTTSSDHAQREVASEKTEQHAMANSHDSHVKHEVAKPAERVALGKAPVEDPKKRHITSTLPTDPITAAAGKYTVQVASYGTEDEAKSHAASLMKKGYSAFYIPATVRGQNWYRVSVGLYSDQKKAMAFQNELKTQAGVTSSIVQRIEK
- a CDS encoding alkaline phosphatase family protein; translation: MKSVRQPLAPTFAKLWVFFLFLTACAHSPSAIQNQFKKAVELRAQGHEAEAAAIFNQLCQDQAGAACLQMGQDHSAGTTFPLAILQGATSETTTQVAILRKKNQPLEYVLYWMAEGQPQPIMAESQKKWEREDSDWVVDHVYYQELKPSTPYWLDVVGDRGQVIDRRQLKTLDLSSPAVTLAVASCMDDHFEKEQAEIWPEVLKNKPQIIFMIGDNSYADMGIGLRPHARPKDLWRRNAETRNRLAVFRTSSLTPIFAVWDDHDYGANNGDRTYKYKNESAEIFRAFFPQRALSDSLIKGPGVSQYFKGFQQGFLFADNRTFRSPNNQNDDDETHWGIDQENWILENLNAGSMPTWIINGDQIWGGYHKFESYEYNHPMNFKNTMDRLGKTQSPVIFLSGDRHLTEVMAIKPPEFAYPTFEITTSGIHAKTYPSGWDKTPNLRQITGRAESLNYMIIQSLVKPTLLQIDVTAFGPGQNRLYSRRLVVKK